From the genome of Malus domestica chromosome 04, GDT2T_hap1, one region includes:
- the LOC103443428 gene encoding pentatricopeptide repeat-containing protein At1g62914, mitochondrial-like encodes MKMKVITTRLPNSTGNPSFVFTFLHKKDGFHSAAGNANATSTDRFKQTHLESDNLIQTRCKSGKIRKDEALGYFDSMIQTKPLPSLGTFSCLFGALSKMKEYSAVVSMCKQLMCCAQFRPDVCTMNIFLNCLCRLNRVDLGFSVLAITLKYGLQPDSYSISILLHGLCKYSSWDEAMELFKLIEEKGYTCNEITYATMINGLCKAGKTSKALEILMKMWEDGRLKPNQNCYNPIMDSLCKERRIDDALTLFRDMISKSVVPGIITYSTLIHGLCNTSRWEEMLSLFEGMVDQGVKPNVITYNTLIYALCQSGRMEKAKSYLICMLNSGISPDVYTYSILISSLCKEEKIQEALTLLENMTTKGIKPDVVTFTSLISASCKSGNWEEGVRLFKTMIGYGALPNIVTYNSVLDALCKEGKTAEALNLVEEMISRGEKPNVVTYSSLINGLCRTSQWREATRLFNRMLDEGIAPNVITYNNMISSLCKEGRTEEALSMLKLMTQRGLIPDVITYNSLIRGMCRTAQWEEATRLFDDMVGRGLLPDTVTLVILLDAICKGRMTEENHKIFEATIEYGMKLSTITCSMVVNEYCLHGRMDKAKAFLNLMVVMGYAPDIASYKTLVSGYINVNRIGEALRLVKEMIQIGLMPDLEMQQTLGRFRRKRHIGLAE; translated from the coding sequence atgaagatgaaggtgATAACCACGAGACTTCCTAACTCAACAGGTAATCCTTCATTCGTTTTTACCTTTCTGCACAAAAAAGATGGATTTCATTCCGCTGCTGGTAATGCTAATGCTACTAGTACAGATAGATTTAAACAAACCCATTTGGAATCGGACAATTTGATTCAAACTCGATGCAAATCTGGAAAAATTAGGAAAGATGAAGCATTGGGTTACTTCGATTCCATGATTCAAACCAAACCCTTGCCCTCTCTTGGGACTTTCAGTTGTTTGTTTGGGGCACTCTCCAAGATGAAGGAGTATTCTGCTGTCGTTTCTATGTGTAAACAGTTGATGTGTTGCGCTCAATTTCGACCTGATGTCTGTACAATGAATATTTTTCTGAATTGCTTGTGCCGTCTGAACCGGGTGGACTTGGGTTTCTCTGTTTTAGCAATTACCCTTAAATACGGTCTTCAACCCGATTCTTATTCTATAAGTATTTTACTTCACGGGCTTTGCAAGTACAGTTCCTGGGATGAGGCAATGGAGCTGTTCAAGTTAATAGAAGAGAAGGGATACACATGCAATGAAATCACTTATGCTACCATGATCAATGGACTATGCAAGGCTGGGAAAACTTCGAAGGCACTCGAGATACTAATGAAGATGTGGGAAGATGGAAGATTGAAGCCCaaccaaaattgctacaatCCAATTATGGATAGCCTCTGTAAAGAAAGACGAATAGACGACGCCTTGACCCTATTTCGAGATATGATCAGCAAAAGTGTTGTACCAGGTATTATCACTTATTCCACATTGATTCATGGGTTATGCAACACGAGCCGCTGGGAAGAAATGCTCTCTCTTTTTGAAGGAATGGTAGATCAAGGAGTCAAGCCTAATGTTATCACCTACAACACTCTAATTTATGCATTGTGCCAATCGGGGAGGATGGAAAAGGCCAAGAGCTACTTGATTTGCATGCTTAACAGTGGAATTTCACCAGATGTATACACATATAGTATTCTTATCAGCAGTCTTTGCaaggaagaaaaaattcaagaagcGCTTACTCTGTTGGAAAATATGACAACGAAAGGCATAAAGCCTGATGTTGTCACTTTTACTTCCTTGATTTCTGCATCATGCAAGTCTGGTAACTGGGAGGAAGGTGTGAGgttattcaaaaccatgattggTTATGGAGCCTTGCCTAATATTGTTACATATAATTCTGTACTGGATGCTTTATGCAAGGAAGGGAAGACAGCAGAGGCACTGAATCTTGTGGAAGAAATGATCAGTAGGGGGGAAAAGCCTAATGTTGTGACTTACAGCTCCTTAATTAATGGATTGTGCCGGACCAGCCAATGGAGAGAAGCCACAAGGTTGTTTAATAGAATGCTGGATGAAGGTATTGCCCCAAATGTTATAACCTATAATAATATGATAAGTTCTCTATGCAAGGAGGGGAGGACCGAGGAAGCCCTCAGTATGTTAAAGTTAATGACTCAAAGAGGTCTGATACCTGATGTTATCACTTATAACAGTTTAATCCGTGGCATGTGCCGTACAGCTCAATGGGAAGAAGCCACAAGGTTGTTTGATGATATGGTAGGCCGGGGACTCTTGCCTGATACCGTTACTTTGGTAATACTTTTGGATGCTATCTGCAAAGGTAGGATGACAGAAGAGAATCACAAAATATTTGAGGCAACAATTGAATACGGTATGAAACTTAGTACAATAACTTGCAGTATGGTGGTTAATGAATATTGTTTGCATGGCAGAATGGATAAGGCAAAGGCGTTCTTGAACTTAATGGTGGTTATGGGTTATGCGCCTGATATTGCTTCCTATAAAACCTTGGTCAGCGGCTATATAAACGTTAACAgaataggtgaagctttgaggctTGTTAAAGAAATGATCCAAATAGGATTGATGCCTGATCTAGAAATGCAACAAACTTTGGGGCGTTTTCGTCGTAAAAGGCATATTGGATTAGCAGAGTAA
- the LOC103443546 gene encoding glucose-6-phosphate 1-dehydrogenase 2, chloroplastic: MTDAELRDMVSKTLTCRIDKRKNCGEKMDQFLQTCFYHSGQYDSQDHFAELDKKLKEHEVGRVPNRLFYLSVPPNIFIDAVRCASLSASSGNGWTRVIVEKPFGRDSESSAALTKALKQYLEEDQIFRIDHYLGKELVENLSVLRFSNLIFEPLWSRQYIRNVQLIFSEDFGTEGRGGYFDNYGIIRDIMQNHLLQILALFAMETPVSLDAEDIRNEKVKVLRSMRPLQLENVVTGQYKSHVRGGITYPAYTDDKTVPKDSLTPTFAAAALFIDNARWDGVPFLMKAGKALHNKRAEIRVQFRHVPGNLYRNIGTELDHATNELVIRVQPDEAIVLKINNKVPGLGMRLDRSNLNLHYAARYSKEIPDAYERLLLDAIEGERRLFIRSDELDAAWSLFTPLLKEIEEKKVIPEYYPYGSRGPVGAHYLAARYKVRWGDVGLEP; encoded by the coding sequence ATGACCGATGCCGAGCTCAGAGACATGGTTAGCAAGACGCTTACTTGCCGTATTGACAAGAGGAAGAATTGCGGTGAAAAAATGGACCAATTTCTTCAAACATGTTTCTATCATTCTGGTCAGTATGATTCGCAGGATCATTTCGCAGAGCTGGACAAGAAGCTGAAGGAACATGAGGTGGGAAGAGTTCCTAATCGCCTGTTCTATCTGTCTGTCCCTCCAAACATATTCATTGACGCTGTTCGCTGTGCTAGCTTGTCAGCCTCATCTGGTAATGGCTGGACTAGGGTTATTGTGGAGAAACCCTTTGGCCGAGATTCAGAGTCATCTGCTGCTTTGACCAAGGCCCTCAAGCAGTACCTAGAAGAGGACCAAATTTTCAGGATAGACCACTATCTGGGCAAGGAGCTTGTGGAAAACCTATCAGTTCTCCGCTTCTCCAACCTTATTTTTGAGCCCTTGTGGTCAAGGCAGTATATAAGAAATGTACAGTTAATATTCTCTGAAGATTTTGGCACTGAAGGACGTGGAGGGTATTTTGACAACTACGGGATAATAAGAGATATAATGCAGAATCACTTGCTTCAGATACTGGCACTCTTTGCAATGGAAACCCCTGTCAGTTTGGATGCAGAAGATATTAGAAACGAGAAGGTTAAAGTTTTACGTTCTATGAGGCCACTACAACTTGAAAATGTGGTCACAGGGCAATACAAGAGTCATGTTAGAGGTGGTATTACTTACCCAGCATACACTGATGACAAGACGGTACCCAAAGACAGCTTGACTCCAACATTTGCTGCAGCTGCTCTCTTCATAGACAACGCAAGATGGGATGGGGTGCCTTTCTTAATGAAGGCTGGGAAAGCATTACATAATAAGAGGGCTGAGATAAGGGTACAGTTTCGGCATGTACCTGGAAATTTGTATCGAAATATTGGAACGGAGCTTGATCACGCAACAAATGAGCTTGTTATCCGTGTACAGCCTGATGAAGCTATTGTCCTGAAGATCAATAACAAAGTCCCTGGTTTGGGAATGAGGTTGGACAGGAGCAATCTAAATCTTCACTACGCAGCCAGATATTCAAAGGAGATTCCGGATGCTTATGAGAGGCTTCTGCTGGATGCTATTGAAGGGGAAAGGAGGCTGTTTATCCGGAGTGATGAACTTGATGCAGCTTGGTCTCTCTTCACACCCTTGTTGAAAGAGATAGAAGAGAAGAAGGTTATTCCCGAATACTATCCTTACGGAAGCAGAGGTCCTGTCGGGGCACACTATCTTGCAGCAAGATACAAAGTCCGGTGGGGTGATGTTGGCTTGGAGCCGTGA